From a region of the Chrysemys picta bellii isolate R12L10 chromosome 7, ASM1138683v2, whole genome shotgun sequence genome:
- the LOC101949442 gene encoding zona pellucida sperm-binding protein 4-like isoform X1, with translation MLSPGQPGAGSLALSAWDTAGRLQVLQNDSSCAVWVSWAADGSRTVGASYAGCYVSEWDGGYLMVVGIEGMAAGEEKVLRCPRSLPALDAPSPGVCAAIQSQDRLPCASPPIAQGDCEEQGCCYNPSDRVKPYYYGNTVTAQCTPDGQFSLAVSRAVTLPPLILDSVRLASGRGAGCVPVGQNNTFVLFRFPLSACGTTFQMAGNQGVYENELVASRDVRAWRLGSITRDSTFRLHVRCSYSISGNFLPLSVQVFTLPPPPAVSQPGPLVLDLRIATEQSYGSYYTDRDYPVVEVQILQRTDPDLVLVLHHYWATPSTNPQQQPQWPILVDGCPYTGDNYRTQLVPVGAASGLQFPSHHQRFIISTFTFMESASQQALTGPVYLHCSASVCWPSRLEPCTLSCPAVARGRRSSEQHLQDGLSHVTSQGPVLLLQARLKREVFPELGSPRSTGAAWILTLAGVMLMGALCVMLMAVMWGRWRNAACEISMIQ, from the exons ATGCTGTCTCCTGGCCAGCCTGGGGCAGGTTCACTGGCACTGAGTGCTTGGG ATACTGCTGGGAGGCTGCAAGTTCTGCAGAATGACTCCAGCTGTGCGGTCTGGGTCTCCTGGGCTGCAGATGGCTCCAGGACAGTTGGTGCCTCCTATGCTGGCTGTTATGTCTCTGAATGG gatgGTGGTTACCTGATGGTGGTTGGCATTGAGGGGATGGCTGCTGGTGAGGAAAAGGTACTCAGGTGCCCCAGGAGCCTGCCAG CCCTGGATGCTCCAAGCCCTGGTGTCTGTGCTGCTATCCAGAGCCAGGACAGGCTGCCCTGTGCCTCCCCACCCATCGCCCAGGGAGACTGTGAAGAACAAGGCTGTTGCTACAACCCCAGTGATAGGGTGAAGCCTTATTATTATGGCAATACAG TGACAGCGCAGTGCACTCCAGATGGCCAGTTCTCCCTCGCGGTCTCTCGGGCTGTGACTCTGCCTCCCCTGATCCTGGACTCGGTTCGTCTGGCCAGTGGGCGCGGTGCTGGCTGTGTCCCTGTGGGGCAGAACAATACCTTTGTCCTGTTCCGGTTCCCACTTTCTGCCTGTGGCACCACTTTCCAG ATGGCTGGAAACCAGGGTGTGTATGAGAATGAGCTGGTGGCATCCAGGGATGTGAGAGCCTGGCGTCTGGGCTCCATCACCCGGGACAGCACTTTCAG GTTACACGTCCGCTGCAGCTACTCCATCAGTGGGAACTTCCTCCCCCTGAGTGTCCAGGTCTTCACCCTGCCTCCACCCCCTGCTGtgtcccagcctggccccctgGTGCTGGATCTGCGCATTGCCACAG AGCAGAGTTATGGCTCTTACTACACAGATCGAGATTACCCTGTGGTGGAGGTCCAGATCCTGCAGAGAACTGACCCAGATCTGGTTCTGGTCCTGCACCACTACTGGGCCACCCCCAGCACcaacccccagcagcagccgcagTGGCCTATCCTGGTGGATGG GTGCCCATACACAGGAGATAACTACCGCACCCAGCTGGTGCCTGTGGGAGCTGCCTCGGGGCTGCAGTTCCCGTCTCACCACCAGCGCTTCATCATCAGCACCTTCACCTTCATGGAGTCTGCCTCCCAGCAGGCACTCACAGGCCCG GTGTACCTGCACTGCAGCGCCTCAGTGTGCTGGCCCTCCAGGCTGgagccctgcaccctctcctgccctgctGTAGCCC GGGGCAGGAGGAGCTCTGAGCAGCACCTTCAAGATGGGCTTTCCCACGTCACTAGCCAGGGGCCTGTGCTTCTCCTCCAGGCTAGGCTGAAGAGGGAAGTGTTTCCAGAACTTG GTTCACCAAGGAGCACTGGAGCAGCCTGGATCTTGACCTTAGCTGGGGTGATGCTGATGGGGGCACTGTGTGTGATGCTCATGGCAGTCATGTGGGGGAGATGGAGAAATGCAGCCTGTGAGATCAGTATGATACAATAA
- the LOC101949442 gene encoding zona pellucida sperm-binding protein 4-like isoform X2 encodes MLSPGQPGAGSLALSAWDTAGRLQVLQNDSSCAVWVSWAADGSRTVGASYAGCYVSEWDGGYLMVVGIEGMAAGEEKVLRCPRSLPVTAQCTPDGQFSLAVSRAVTLPPLILDSVRLASGRGAGCVPVGQNNTFVLFRFPLSACGTTFQMAGNQGVYENELVASRDVRAWRLGSITRDSTFRLHVRCSYSISGNFLPLSVQVFTLPPPPAVSQPGPLVLDLRIATEQSYGSYYTDRDYPVVEVQILQRTDPDLVLVLHHYWATPSTNPQQQPQWPILVDGCPYTGDNYRTQLVPVGAASGLQFPSHHQRFIISTFTFMESASQQALTGPVYLHCSASVCWPSRLEPCTLSCPAVARGRRSSEQHLQDGLSHVTSQGPVLLLQARLKREVFPELGSPRSTGAAWILTLAGVMLMGALCVMLMAVMWGRWRNAACEISMIQ; translated from the exons ATGCTGTCTCCTGGCCAGCCTGGGGCAGGTTCACTGGCACTGAGTGCTTGGG ATACTGCTGGGAGGCTGCAAGTTCTGCAGAATGACTCCAGCTGTGCGGTCTGGGTCTCCTGGGCTGCAGATGGCTCCAGGACAGTTGGTGCCTCCTATGCTGGCTGTTATGTCTCTGAATGG gatgGTGGTTACCTGATGGTGGTTGGCATTGAGGGGATGGCTGCTGGTGAGGAAAAGGTACTCAGGTGCCCCAGGAGCCTGCCAG TGACAGCGCAGTGCACTCCAGATGGCCAGTTCTCCCTCGCGGTCTCTCGGGCTGTGACTCTGCCTCCCCTGATCCTGGACTCGGTTCGTCTGGCCAGTGGGCGCGGTGCTGGCTGTGTCCCTGTGGGGCAGAACAATACCTTTGTCCTGTTCCGGTTCCCACTTTCTGCCTGTGGCACCACTTTCCAG ATGGCTGGAAACCAGGGTGTGTATGAGAATGAGCTGGTGGCATCCAGGGATGTGAGAGCCTGGCGTCTGGGCTCCATCACCCGGGACAGCACTTTCAG GTTACACGTCCGCTGCAGCTACTCCATCAGTGGGAACTTCCTCCCCCTGAGTGTCCAGGTCTTCACCCTGCCTCCACCCCCTGCTGtgtcccagcctggccccctgGTGCTGGATCTGCGCATTGCCACAG AGCAGAGTTATGGCTCTTACTACACAGATCGAGATTACCCTGTGGTGGAGGTCCAGATCCTGCAGAGAACTGACCCAGATCTGGTTCTGGTCCTGCACCACTACTGGGCCACCCCCAGCACcaacccccagcagcagccgcagTGGCCTATCCTGGTGGATGG GTGCCCATACACAGGAGATAACTACCGCACCCAGCTGGTGCCTGTGGGAGCTGCCTCGGGGCTGCAGTTCCCGTCTCACCACCAGCGCTTCATCATCAGCACCTTCACCTTCATGGAGTCTGCCTCCCAGCAGGCACTCACAGGCCCG GTGTACCTGCACTGCAGCGCCTCAGTGTGCTGGCCCTCCAGGCTGgagccctgcaccctctcctgccctgctGTAGCCC GGGGCAGGAGGAGCTCTGAGCAGCACCTTCAAGATGGGCTTTCCCACGTCACTAGCCAGGGGCCTGTGCTTCTCCTCCAGGCTAGGCTGAAGAGGGAAGTGTTTCCAGAACTTG GTTCACCAAGGAGCACTGGAGCAGCCTGGATCTTGACCTTAGCTGGGGTGATGCTGATGGGGGCACTGTGTGTGATGCTCATGGCAGTCATGTGGGGGAGATGGAGAAATGCAGCCTGTGAGATCAGTATGATACAATAA
- the LOC101949442 gene encoding zona pellucida sperm-binding protein 4-like isoform X3: MVVGIEGMAAGEEKVLRCPRSLPALDAPSPGVCAAIQSQDRLPCASPPIAQGDCEEQGCCYNPSDRVKPYYYGNTVTAQCTPDGQFSLAVSRAVTLPPLILDSVRLASGRGAGCVPVGQNNTFVLFRFPLSACGTTFQMAGNQGVYENELVASRDVRAWRLGSITRDSTFRLHVRCSYSISGNFLPLSVQVFTLPPPPAVSQPGPLVLDLRIATEQSYGSYYTDRDYPVVEVQILQRTDPDLVLVLHHYWATPSTNPQQQPQWPILVDGCPYTGDNYRTQLVPVGAASGLQFPSHHQRFIISTFTFMESASQQALTGPVYLHCSASVCWPSRLEPCTLSCPAVARGRRSSEQHLQDGLSHVTSQGPVLLLQARLKREVFPELGSPRSTGAAWILTLAGVMLMGALCVMLMAVMWGRWRNAACEISMIQ, translated from the exons ATGGTGGTTGGCATTGAGGGGATGGCTGCTGGTGAGGAAAAGGTACTCAGGTGCCCCAGGAGCCTGCCAG CCCTGGATGCTCCAAGCCCTGGTGTCTGTGCTGCTATCCAGAGCCAGGACAGGCTGCCCTGTGCCTCCCCACCCATCGCCCAGGGAGACTGTGAAGAACAAGGCTGTTGCTACAACCCCAGTGATAGGGTGAAGCCTTATTATTATGGCAATACAG TGACAGCGCAGTGCACTCCAGATGGCCAGTTCTCCCTCGCGGTCTCTCGGGCTGTGACTCTGCCTCCCCTGATCCTGGACTCGGTTCGTCTGGCCAGTGGGCGCGGTGCTGGCTGTGTCCCTGTGGGGCAGAACAATACCTTTGTCCTGTTCCGGTTCCCACTTTCTGCCTGTGGCACCACTTTCCAG ATGGCTGGAAACCAGGGTGTGTATGAGAATGAGCTGGTGGCATCCAGGGATGTGAGAGCCTGGCGTCTGGGCTCCATCACCCGGGACAGCACTTTCAG GTTACACGTCCGCTGCAGCTACTCCATCAGTGGGAACTTCCTCCCCCTGAGTGTCCAGGTCTTCACCCTGCCTCCACCCCCTGCTGtgtcccagcctggccccctgGTGCTGGATCTGCGCATTGCCACAG AGCAGAGTTATGGCTCTTACTACACAGATCGAGATTACCCTGTGGTGGAGGTCCAGATCCTGCAGAGAACTGACCCAGATCTGGTTCTGGTCCTGCACCACTACTGGGCCACCCCCAGCACcaacccccagcagcagccgcagTGGCCTATCCTGGTGGATGG GTGCCCATACACAGGAGATAACTACCGCACCCAGCTGGTGCCTGTGGGAGCTGCCTCGGGGCTGCAGTTCCCGTCTCACCACCAGCGCTTCATCATCAGCACCTTCACCTTCATGGAGTCTGCCTCCCAGCAGGCACTCACAGGCCCG GTGTACCTGCACTGCAGCGCCTCAGTGTGCTGGCCCTCCAGGCTGgagccctgcaccctctcctgccctgctGTAGCCC GGGGCAGGAGGAGCTCTGAGCAGCACCTTCAAGATGGGCTTTCCCACGTCACTAGCCAGGGGCCTGTGCTTCTCCTCCAGGCTAGGCTGAAGAGGGAAGTGTTTCCAGAACTTG GTTCACCAAGGAGCACTGGAGCAGCCTGGATCTTGACCTTAGCTGGGGTGATGCTGATGGGGGCACTGTGTGTGATGCTCATGGCAGTCATGTGGGGGAGATGGAGAAATGCAGCCTGTGAGATCAGTATGATACAATAA